A single window of Candidatus Palauibacter scopulicola DNA harbors:
- a CDS encoding M56 family metallopeptidase, protein MSPVVLIAQVTLVLLLALALAWFMRRGSSRTLHLLWTATFALVLALPVLGLFGPSWEIPLLPARGGESPATAIERATSATFDPALGPSGLITTLEVAGMREALVQAVRARLAARGDAAGSAAGAAAGRSVVRVAWIAWLVGCVLSLASLAFAALRLRKLVRTAKPVRDPEWMRSAATLQRRLGLRREVRLLSGPAVATPMTGGLWRPVILLPASAGTWSPERRVVVLTHELIHVRRRDALRQLIRRVVLALHWFHPLVWIASRRAELASEKACDEEVLALGARPSDYARHLLFLAAGLPRGPRALALPMAHPIVKPSKLEQRITSILARRRPRPSLARAALTLTVLGMAGVFVAAARPVQVGEEAAAISQAAPEATTITAETRREAARERSAREAAFAAARAAAVRAATPPAAGTTSSVAPHEVECVASSDSIRSFAFQGGGRVAPNWKWTDGRFTMVRRVEGMLLCMRGDGDVALNDAGTAVRSLGDDSWLVIESTGERTHRLAITGGPEGIAREWSVDGVQQPFDAEARRWRDLMFTVMNHYQDAWFSTTGGVLLYGRISGYRDELSNLQSALRDAQPAEALRELAQDLMAWEMGLRRITETIRRSDLDTQLTGIAERIADIDFGVAGLMTEVETSELERELLEISELIKREAESPGLEQRLEEVERSLRDVLDELRRATR, encoded by the coding sequence GTGAGCCCTGTCGTGCTGATCGCCCAGGTCACGCTCGTGCTCCTGCTGGCGCTCGCGCTGGCGTGGTTCATGCGGCGGGGGTCTTCGAGGACGCTGCATCTGCTGTGGACGGCGACGTTCGCTCTGGTTCTCGCGCTCCCCGTCCTCGGCCTCTTCGGTCCCTCGTGGGAGATCCCGCTCCTGCCGGCCCGTGGCGGCGAGTCGCCCGCGACCGCGATCGAGCGTGCCACTTCCGCGACGTTCGACCCCGCCCTTGGCCCCTCCGGCCTGATCACGACGCTGGAGGTCGCCGGAATGCGGGAGGCCCTCGTCCAGGCGGTGCGGGCCCGGCTGGCCGCGCGTGGGGATGCGGCGGGGAGCGCCGCGGGCGCGGCCGCGGGGCGCTCCGTCGTCCGGGTCGCGTGGATCGCGTGGCTGGTTGGCTGCGTCCTCTCCCTGGCCTCGCTCGCCTTCGCGGCGCTCCGGCTCCGGAAATTGGTGCGGACGGCCAAGCCCGTGCGCGACCCCGAATGGATGCGCTCGGCCGCGACGCTGCAACGCCGGCTCGGCCTCCGCCGCGAGGTTCGGCTGCTGTCCGGCCCGGCGGTGGCGACGCCGATGACGGGCGGGCTGTGGCGTCCGGTGATTCTGCTCCCGGCTTCGGCCGGGACGTGGAGTCCGGAGCGGCGGGTCGTGGTCCTCACGCACGAACTCATCCACGTGCGACGGCGGGACGCCCTCCGCCAACTGATCCGCCGGGTCGTCCTCGCCCTGCATTGGTTCCATCCCCTGGTGTGGATCGCCTCGCGCCGCGCCGAGCTCGCGAGCGAGAAGGCCTGCGACGAAGAGGTGCTCGCCCTCGGTGCCCGGCCCTCGGACTACGCCCGGCACCTCCTCTTCCTGGCCGCCGGCCTCCCCCGCGGTCCGAGGGCGCTGGCGCTCCCCATGGCGCACCCCATCGTGAAACCCTCAAAGCTCGAGCAGAGGATCACGTCCATCCTCGCGCGCCGACGTCCGCGCCCCAGCCTCGCGCGCGCGGCCCTGACGCTCACGGTCCTCGGCATGGCGGGCGTATTCGTCGCCGCCGCGCGCCCGGTCCAGGTCGGCGAAGAAGCCGCCGCCATCTCGCAGGCGGCCCCCGAGGCTACCACAATCACCGCCGAGACCCGGCGCGAGGCCGCGCGCGAGCGATCCGCCCGAGAGGCCGCGTTCGCCGCCGCCCGCGCCGCCGCCGTTCGCGCCGCCACGCCCCCCGCCGCCGGCACGACTTCATCCGTCGCGCCGCACGAGGTGGAGTGCGTCGCGTCCTCCGATTCGATCCGGTCGTTCGCCTTTCAGGGTGGCGGCAGGGTGGCGCCGAACTGGAAGTGGACGGATGGGCGATTCACGATGGTGAGACGCGTCGAGGGGATGTTGCTCTGCATGCGCGGAGACGGCGATGTCGCGCTGAACGACGCGGGCACCGCGGTCCGCTCGCTGGGCGACGACAGCTGGCTCGTCATCGAATCGACGGGCGAGCGGACACACCGCCTCGCGATCACCGGCGGTCCGGAAGGGATCGCACGTGAATGGAGCGTCGACGGCGTCCAACAACCCTTTGACGCGGAGGCCCGCCGATGGCGCGACCTGATGTTCACCGTCATGAACCACTATCAGGACGCGTGGTTCTCTACCACGGGCGGAGTGCTGCTGTACGGCCGGATCTCCGGATACCGCGACGAACTCTCGAACCTGCAGTCCGCCCTGCGCGACGCGCAGCCGGCGGAGGCGCTCCGCGAACTGGCGCAGGATCTCATGGCCTGGGAGATGGGGCTCCGCCGCATCACGGAGACGATCCGGCGCTCCGATCTCGACACCCAACTCACGGGCATCGCGGAACGGATCGCGGACATCGACTTCGGCGTGGCCGGTCTGATGACGGAGGTCGAAACGTCCGAACTCGAACGCGAACTCCTCGAGATCTCGGAACTGATCAAACGCGAGGCCGAAAGCCCGGGTCTGGAGCAGCGGCTGGAGGAGGTGGAGCGTTCGCTTCGGGATGTGCTCGACGAACTGCGGAGGGCGACGCGATGA
- a CDS encoding BlaI/MecI/CopY family transcriptional regulator, whose protein sequence is MSPLPELSRREREVMDLVYELGNPTAARIREHMADPPTYSAVRSILRGLVNKGHLVSEADGPRYLYSPTMPALRARRSAMRRVLKTFFGDSVEGAVATLLELREGGLSPEEHARLQEMIEQAAEEGR, encoded by the coding sequence GTGAGCCCACTTCCGGAGCTGAGCAGACGAGAGCGCGAGGTCATGGATCTCGTGTATGAACTGGGGAACCCGACGGCCGCGCGGATCCGGGAGCACATGGCGGATCCTCCGACCTATTCGGCCGTGCGCTCGATCCTGCGGGGTCTGGTGAACAAGGGACACCTCGTGAGTGAAGCGGACGGACCCCGCTACCTCTATTCGCCCACCATGCCGGCGCTGCGCGCCCGACGCTCGGCCATGCGGCGCGTGCTCAAGACCTTCTTCGGCGACTCCGTGGAGGGGGCCGTGGCCACGCTGCTCGAGTTGCGCGAGGGCGGTCTCTCGCCGGAGGAGCACGCCCGCCTCCAGGAGATGATCGAGCAGGCGGCGGAGGAGGGACGGTGA